The following coding sequences are from one Methanosarcina sp. WWM596 window:
- a CDS encoding DUF2073 domain-containing protein yields MQGIQLDLISEARISQMASMEKVRYIIDEVRKGKILVLEKGLNPMEEAKLIEMTMSAIQPDVFSGIEMQSYPANTDGSLLGKLFKKQSSKRLTVIGPANQLKTLKKDRNLISALVSASK; encoded by the coding sequence TGCAGGGAATCCAACTTGATCTTATATCCGAAGCCAGGATTTCTCAGATGGCTTCTATGGAAAAAGTCCGGTACATAATCGATGAGGTGCGGAAAGGTAAAATCCTTGTGCTTGAAAAGGGTCTCAACCCTATGGAGGAAGCAAAACTCATTGAGATGACAATGTCAGCAATTCAGCCGGATGTGTTTTCTGGAATAGAGATGCAAAGCTACCCTGCAAATACGGACGGTTCCTTGCTGGGAAAGTTATTCAAAAAACAGAGCAGCAAGAGACTTACGGTAATAGGGCCCGCAAACCAGCTCAAAACCCTTAAAAAGGACAGGAATCTGAT